The following coding sequences are from one Streptomyces sp. NBC_01485 window:
- a CDS encoding aKG-HExxH-type peptide beta-hydroxylase produces the protein MLPTVWDRALAELGRAEGGADTLALLARDQDTRRLLLLRAVLDAAQGADPAVCGAAEKARLRDDWALFTEADRAAPTGPPAPGDPDRFGASFARARLLHPLTGPWALSCLRGLDPAERPPTPESARELRRALAHFSALAAVAAARAGIPFAAELTAYDGVLNLPSLGTLHTATAGDTPVRATFRQGRVTLRQHDAPDVTVFLERGFGAWSGALAWTPAYALPGLVPEAAPMALDDLDPYRTARGDTRHRALSAPTTLDDPERKRWLQAWSGTAAALRSGGEHRLTEALTLLRCLVPLEMPPGAEGHGGCSATRRDAFGALLCSTPPSPVAFAGTLVHELQHAKLAALSDMTTLHRAGPDARYFAPWRPDPRPFDGLLQGAYAHLGLADFFQRRALAADSAHQEPAWAQHARYRAQVGAVLPALVGSLHLTARGRRFVDAMATAYERMAEDPAPRGHTARAQAYLKAARTLWTRRQTSSTPWPNG, from the coding sequence CCGGCCGTCTGCGGCGCCGCGGAGAAGGCGCGGCTGCGGGACGACTGGGCGCTGTTCACCGAGGCGGACCGCGCCGCGCCGACCGGCCCGCCGGCTCCCGGCGACCCCGACCGCTTCGGCGCGTCCTTCGCACGGGCCCGGCTGCTGCACCCGCTCACCGGACCATGGGCCCTGAGCTGTCTGCGCGGCCTGGACCCGGCGGAGCGACCGCCCACACCGGAGAGCGCGCGCGAACTCCGGCGCGCCCTCGCCCACTTCAGCGCCCTCGCCGCCGTGGCCGCCGCACGCGCCGGGATCCCCTTCGCCGCCGAGCTGACCGCCTACGACGGAGTGCTCAACCTGCCGTCCCTCGGAACCCTGCACACCGCCACAGCGGGCGACACACCGGTCCGGGCGACCTTCCGGCAGGGCCGCGTGACACTCCGTCAGCACGACGCGCCGGACGTGACCGTGTTCCTGGAGCGCGGGTTCGGCGCCTGGTCCGGCGCGCTCGCGTGGACACCGGCGTACGCGCTGCCCGGGCTCGTGCCCGAGGCCGCGCCCATGGCCCTGGACGACCTCGACCCGTACCGCACGGCACGCGGCGACACCCGCCACCGCGCGCTGAGCGCGCCGACGACACTGGACGACCCGGAACGCAAACGGTGGCTCCAGGCCTGGTCGGGTACGGCCGCCGCCCTGCGCTCGGGCGGCGAGCACCGGCTGACGGAGGCGCTGACGCTGCTGAGGTGCCTGGTCCCGCTGGAGATGCCGCCGGGCGCGGAAGGCCACGGCGGCTGCAGCGCGACGCGGCGCGACGCGTTCGGCGCGCTGCTGTGCAGCACCCCGCCCTCGCCGGTGGCCTTCGCCGGGACCCTCGTCCACGAACTCCAGCACGCGAAACTGGCGGCGCTCAGCGATATGACGACACTCCATCGGGCAGGTCCGGACGCACGGTACTTCGCACCCTGGAGGCCCGATCCCCGCCCGTTCGACGGCCTCCTGCAGGGGGCCTACGCGCATCTGGGGCTCGCGGACTTCTTCCAGCGCCGCGCGCTCGCCGCGGACTCCGCGCACCAGGAGCCGGCCTGGGCCCAGCACGCCCGCTACCGCGCCCAGGTCGGGGCGGTCCTGCCCGCGCTGGTCGGATCGCTGCATCTCACCGCCCGGGGACGGCGGTTCGTCGACGCCATGGCCACCGCGTACGAACGCATGGCCGAGGATCCCGCTCCCCGGGGACACACAGCCCGGGCGCAGGCCTACCTGAAGGCCGCGCGCACCTTGTGGACGCGGCGTCAGACCTCCTCCACGCCTTGGCCGAATGGGTGA
- the fxsT gene encoding FxSxx-COOH system tetratricopeptide repeat protein, with protein sequence MSGARTPVVTTVGEAAKQTVTISFAGFNRAWAAWIGDRLERRGLRVVFQRWDAPAEIPLVDLLRHLKMAEGRILVVVSEWYFQLGPRGREEWNAALGEVVAPDPSRFAAVSVTTAAVPSAAAVLAPAELINVGADEAERRLLDRLGLTAGPLPEPAEVERRAPRFPASMPEVWGGVPRRNTRFTGREPILNDAYHQLQGAAPGAGVVTFHGMSGVGKTQLAAEYVYRFGSEYDVVWWVNAEKRVTYRRLLAELAPKLGLRTGQEYGERLRAVRDSLRRGDPYARWLLILDGADEPDQIWDLVPTGPGHVIITSRNPEWSEHNSMLLEVPVYARDESVAFIRRRAPRLDEREADQLAEALEDLPLLLDQTAGWLNDSDLSVQEYIGLLEGGIDQDVVKVSVDFPLAFQTAWSILLNKLRESVPESVDLLRLCTFFAPGFIPVRLLKEMPSGDLPEQIAGLLNDPLLWNRAISQLRQYSVVRLESHETLGDETAASSGESLYLHRMVHQIVQKDMPDADRAEFIDVVRQALAAADPRRPTDTRLWPRYAEIVPHLKYADVLKSRDPNVQSLVLNCLRYMYFSGEYVAGIKLGERAMEAWRSLLGESHPRIWELTFHYVNVLRAGGEYARTEALNRAAVEQLREERGAQDLEHLRFASGLAADLRGLGRYDEALDLSRWTQMAYHELLGEQDSRALNARNNVAVSLRLLGAYQDALDIDRQVMEARRLVLKGRHPWTLDSQISYSVDLRLLGRYTEAESIQSQSVRDNRIVMGDSNPQTLKAEYNLALCQYRNGERARAGELFSTVLDSGERVMGETHPWTLMFACAQSCFAREHGDIDQARETSEAVVARYEVMLADAHPFIAGARANQALILRNVGEREHAHVLIEQALAAMTEAVGENHPWSLGCALNASALRNLVGDTESAATLSRDTATRAAELLGRTHPLTLSARIAHAADLRGLRDRRQAEKVEQEALSDLEATLGKQHVHTITARSRNRPYWDFEPQTT encoded by the coding sequence ATGTCTGGAGCTCGTACGCCGGTCGTTACGACCGTGGGGGAGGCGGCGAAACAGACCGTCACGATCAGCTTCGCCGGGTTCAACCGGGCCTGGGCGGCCTGGATCGGGGACCGGCTGGAGCGCCGGGGGCTGCGCGTGGTGTTCCAGCGGTGGGACGCCCCGGCGGAGATCCCCCTCGTGGACCTGCTGCGCCATCTGAAGATGGCCGAGGGCCGCATCCTCGTCGTCGTCAGCGAGTGGTACTTCCAGCTCGGGCCGCGCGGCCGCGAGGAGTGGAACGCGGCGCTGGGCGAGGTCGTCGCCCCCGACCCGTCCCGTTTCGCGGCCGTCTCCGTGACCACCGCGGCCGTGCCCTCCGCCGCCGCCGTGCTCGCCCCGGCCGAACTGATCAACGTGGGCGCCGACGAGGCCGAGCGGCGCCTGCTGGACCGGCTCGGCCTGACCGCCGGTCCCCTCCCGGAGCCCGCGGAGGTCGAGCGGCGCGCCCCGCGCTTCCCCGCGTCGATGCCCGAGGTGTGGGGCGGCGTCCCGCGCCGCAACACCCGCTTCACCGGCCGCGAGCCGATCCTCAACGACGCCTACCACCAGTTGCAGGGCGCGGCGCCGGGCGCCGGTGTGGTGACGTTCCACGGCATGTCGGGGGTGGGCAAGACCCAGCTCGCCGCCGAGTACGTCTACCGCTTCGGCTCCGAGTACGACGTCGTGTGGTGGGTGAACGCCGAGAAACGGGTCACCTACCGGCGGCTGCTGGCCGAACTCGCCCCCAAACTGGGCCTGCGCACGGGCCAGGAGTACGGCGAACGGCTGCGCGCGGTACGGGACTCGCTGCGCCGCGGCGACCCCTACGCGCGCTGGCTGCTGATCCTCGACGGCGCGGACGAACCCGACCAGATCTGGGACCTGGTGCCCACCGGCCCCGGGCACGTGATCATCACCTCGCGCAATCCCGAGTGGAGCGAGCACAACAGCATGCTGCTGGAGGTGCCGGTGTACGCCCGCGACGAGTCGGTGGCGTTCATCCGCCGCCGCGCGCCGCGACTCGACGAGCGGGAGGCCGACCAGCTCGCGGAGGCCCTGGAGGACCTGCCGCTGCTGCTGGACCAGACCGCGGGCTGGCTCAACGACTCGGACCTGTCGGTGCAGGAGTACATCGGCCTGCTGGAGGGCGGCATCGACCAGGACGTCGTGAAGGTCTCGGTGGACTTCCCGCTCGCCTTCCAGACCGCCTGGTCGATACTGCTGAACAAACTCCGCGAGTCCGTCCCCGAGTCCGTCGACCTCCTGCGGCTGTGCACCTTCTTCGCGCCCGGCTTCATCCCCGTACGCCTCCTCAAGGAGATGCCGAGCGGCGACCTGCCCGAACAGATCGCCGGACTGCTCAACGACCCGCTGCTGTGGAACAGGGCGATCAGCCAGCTCCGCCAGTACTCCGTGGTGCGCCTGGAGTCCCACGAGACCCTCGGCGACGAGACGGCCGCCTCCTCCGGCGAGTCCCTCTACCTGCACCGCATGGTCCACCAGATCGTCCAGAAGGACATGCCGGACGCGGACCGCGCCGAGTTCATCGACGTCGTACGACAGGCCCTGGCCGCCGCCGATCCGCGCAGGCCCACCGACACCCGCCTGTGGCCGCGCTACGCCGAGATCGTGCCGCACCTGAAGTACGCGGACGTCCTCAAGAGCCGGGACCCCAACGTCCAGAGCCTGGTGCTCAACTGCCTGCGCTACATGTACTTCTCCGGCGAGTACGTGGCCGGCATCAAGCTCGGCGAACGAGCCATGGAGGCCTGGCGCTCGCTGCTCGGCGAGAGCCACCCGCGGATCTGGGAACTGACCTTCCACTACGTCAACGTGCTGCGCGCCGGCGGCGAGTACGCGCGCACCGAGGCCCTCAACCGCGCGGCCGTCGAACAACTGCGGGAGGAACGCGGGGCGCAGGACCTGGAGCACCTGCGCTTCGCCAGCGGCCTCGCCGCCGACCTGCGCGGCCTGGGCCGCTACGACGAGGCGCTCGACCTGTCCCGGTGGACCCAGATGGCCTACCACGAGCTCCTCGGCGAGCAGGACTCCCGCGCCCTGAACGCCCGCAACAACGTGGCCGTCTCACTGCGTCTCCTCGGCGCCTACCAGGACGCGCTCGACATCGACCGCCAGGTCATGGAGGCGCGGCGGCTGGTGCTGAAGGGCCGTCACCCCTGGACGCTCGACTCCCAGATCTCCTACTCCGTCGACCTGCGCCTGCTGGGCCGGTACACCGAGGCCGAGTCGATCCAGTCGCAGAGCGTCCGCGACAACCGGATCGTGATGGGGGACAGCAACCCGCAGACCCTGAAGGCCGAGTACAACCTCGCGCTGTGCCAGTACCGCAACGGCGAACGCGCCAGGGCCGGCGAGCTCTTCAGCACCGTCCTGGACAGCGGCGAGCGGGTGATGGGCGAGACGCACCCGTGGACCCTCATGTTCGCCTGCGCCCAGAGCTGCTTCGCCCGGGAGCACGGCGACATCGACCAGGCCCGGGAGACCAGCGAGGCCGTCGTCGCGCGCTACGAGGTGATGCTCGCCGACGCCCACCCCTTCATCGCCGGAGCCCGCGCCAACCAGGCGCTCATCCTGCGCAACGTGGGCGAACGGGAACACGCCCACGTCCTCATCGAGCAGGCGCTGGCCGCCATGACGGAGGCGGTCGGGGAGAACCATCCCTGGAGCCTGGGCTGCGCTCTCAACGCCTCGGCCCTGCGCAACCTCGTCGGCGACACCGAGAGCGCGGCCACGCTCAGCAGGGACACGGCGACCCGGGCCGCCGAACTGCTCGGGCGCACCCACCCGCTCACCCTGTCGGCCCGTATCGCGCACGCGGCCGACCTGCGCGGGCTGCGCGACCGCCGGCAGGCGGAGAAGGTCGAGCAGGAGGCCCTCTCGGACCTGGAGGCGACCTTGGGCAAGCAGCACGTCCACACCATCACGGCACGCTCCCGCAACCGGCCGTACTGGGACTTCGAACCCCAGACGACCTGA
- a CDS encoding multifunctional oxoglutarate decarboxylase/oxoglutarate dehydrogenase thiamine pyrophosphate-binding subunit/dihydrolipoyllysine-residue succinyltransferase subunit has product MSPQSPSNSNISTDADQAGKNPAVAFGPNEWLVDEIYQQYLQDPNSVDRAWWDFFADYKPGAATPSAPAGTAAAGAAATTTPPAPAAAAAPAQPAPAAPAPAPAAVPAPAKAAPAAKPAAAQAAPAAAVPATAPGGPEFVTLRGPAAAVAKNMNASLDLPTATSVRAVPVKLLFDNRIVINNHLKRARGGKISFTHLIGFAMVQAIKAMPSMNWHYAEKDGKPTLVKPPHVNFGLAIDLVKPNGDRQLVVAGIKKAETLNFFEFWQAYEDIVRRARDGKLTMDDFTGVTVSLTNPGGLGTVHSVPRLMPGQSVIMGVGSMDYPAEFQGTSQDTLNKLGIAKVMTLTSTYDHRVIQGAASGEFLRVVANSLLGENGFYDEIFEALRIPYEPVRWLKDIDASHDDDVTKAARVFELIHSYRVRGHVMADTDPLEYRQRKHPDLDITEHGLTLWDLEREFAVGGFSGKSLMKLRDILGVLRDSYCRTTGVEFMHIQDPKQRRWIQDRIERPHSKPEREEQLRILRRLNAAEAFETFLQTKYVGQKRFSLEGGESVIPLLDAVLDSAAESRLDEVVVGMAHRGRLNVLANIVGKSYAQIFREFEGNLDPKSMHGSGDVKYHLGAEGTFTGLDGEQIKVSLAANPSHLETVDPIIEGISRAKQDIINKGGTDFTVLPVALHGDAAFAGQGVVAETLNMSQLRGYRTGGTVHIVINNQVGFTAAPESSRSSMYATDVARMIEAPIFHVNGDDPEAVVRIARLAFEFRQAFNKDVVIDLICYRRRGHNESDNPAFTQPLMYDLIDKKRSVRKLYTESLIGRGDITLEEAEQALQDYQGQLEKVFTEVREAVTAQAVTGPVSDPQAEFPVAVNTAISTETVKRIAESQVNIPDYFHVHPRLLPQLQRRASMVEDGTIDWGMGETLAVGSLLLEGTPVRLSGQDSQRGTFGQRHAVLIDRETGEEHTPLQYLNEEQARYNVYNSLLSEYAVMGFEYGYSLARPDALVMWEAQFGDFVNGAQTVVDEYISAAEQKWGQTSGVTLLLPHGYEGQGPDHSSARVERFLQLCAQNNMTVAMPTLPSNYFHLLRWQVHNPHHKPLVVFTPKSMLRLKAAASKAEEFTEGQFRPVIGDASITDPAAVKKVVFCTGKVYYDLDGERQKRGVTDTAIIRLERLYPLPGAEVQAEVNKYPGAEKYLWVQEEPANQGAWPFIALNLIDHLDLAVGAEVPHGERLRRISRPHGSSPAVGSAKRHQAEQEQLVREVFEA; this is encoded by the coding sequence GTGTCGCCACAGTCCCCCAGTAACTCGAATATCTCGACCGACGCAGACCAAGCGGGGAAGAACCCCGCCGTCGCGTTCGGGCCGAACGAGTGGCTCGTCGACGAGATCTATCAGCAGTACCTCCAGGACCCGAATTCGGTAGACCGCGCCTGGTGGGACTTCTTCGCCGACTACAAGCCCGGGGCCGCCACGCCCTCGGCTCCGGCGGGTACTGCGGCCGCGGGGGCCGCAGCAACCACCACGCCCCCGGCGCCCGCCGCCGCGGCCGCTCCGGCTCAGCCGGCCCCCGCCGCTCCCGCGCCGGCCCCGGCCGCCGTCCCGGCTCCGGCGAAGGCGGCCCCCGCCGCCAAGCCGGCCGCCGCGCAGGCGGCGCCCGCCGCCGCGGTGCCCGCGACCGCTCCCGGAGGTCCGGAGTTCGTGACGCTGCGCGGCCCGGCCGCCGCGGTCGCCAAGAACATGAACGCCTCGCTGGACCTGCCCACGGCCACGTCCGTGCGCGCGGTGCCGGTGAAGCTGCTGTTCGACAACCGCATCGTCATCAACAACCACCTCAAGCGCGCCCGGGGCGGGAAGATCTCCTTCACGCACCTGATCGGCTTCGCGATGGTGCAGGCCATCAAGGCGATGCCGTCGATGAACTGGCACTACGCGGAGAAGGACGGGAAGCCCACCCTCGTCAAGCCGCCGCACGTCAACTTCGGCCTGGCCATCGACCTGGTGAAGCCCAACGGCGACCGCCAGCTCGTCGTGGCCGGCATCAAGAAGGCCGAGACGCTGAACTTCTTCGAGTTCTGGCAGGCCTACGAGGACATCGTCCGCCGCGCCCGCGACGGCAAGCTGACGATGGACGACTTCACCGGTGTCACGGTCTCCCTGACCAACCCCGGCGGCCTCGGCACCGTCCACTCCGTGCCGCGTCTGATGCCCGGTCAGTCGGTCATCATGGGCGTCGGCTCGATGGACTACCCGGCGGAGTTCCAGGGCACCAGCCAGGACACCCTGAACAAGCTCGGCATCGCGAAGGTCATGACACTCACGTCGACCTACGACCACCGGGTCATCCAGGGCGCCGCCTCCGGCGAGTTCCTGCGCGTCGTCGCGAACTCCCTCCTCGGCGAGAACGGCTTCTACGACGAGATCTTCGAGGCGCTGCGCATCCCCTACGAGCCGGTCCGCTGGCTCAAGGACATCGACGCCTCGCACGACGACGACGTCACGAAGGCCGCCCGCGTCTTCGAGCTGATCCACTCCTACCGGGTCCGCGGCCACGTCATGGCCGACACCGACCCGCTGGAGTACCGCCAGCGCAAGCACCCCGACCTCGACATCACCGAGCACGGGCTGACGCTGTGGGACCTGGAGCGCGAGTTCGCCGTCGGCGGCTTCTCGGGCAAGTCCCTGATGAAGCTGCGCGACATCCTCGGCGTGCTGCGCGACTCGTACTGCCGCACCACCGGCGTCGAGTTCATGCACATCCAGGACCCGAAGCAGCGCCGCTGGATCCAGGACCGCATCGAGCGCCCGCACTCCAAGCCGGAGCGCGAGGAGCAGTTGCGCATCCTGCGCCGGCTGAACGCGGCGGAGGCGTTCGAGACCTTCCTGCAGACCAAGTACGTCGGCCAGAAGCGGTTCTCCCTGGAGGGCGGCGAGTCCGTCATCCCGCTGCTCGACGCGGTGCTGGACAGCGCGGCCGAGTCGCGGCTCGACGAGGTCGTCGTCGGCATGGCCCACCGCGGCCGGCTGAACGTGCTGGCGAACATCGTCGGCAAGTCGTACGCGCAGATCTTCCGGGAGTTCGAGGGCAACCTCGACCCGAAGTCGATGCACGGCTCCGGCGACGTGAAGTACCACCTGGGCGCCGAGGGGACCTTCACCGGCCTGGACGGCGAGCAGATCAAGGTCTCGCTGGCCGCGAACCCGTCCCACCTGGAGACGGTCGACCCGATCATCGAGGGCATCAGCCGCGCCAAGCAGGACATCATCAACAAGGGCGGCACGGACTTCACCGTCCTGCCGGTCGCCCTGCACGGCGACGCGGCCTTCGCGGGCCAGGGCGTGGTGGCCGAGACCCTGAACATGTCGCAACTGCGCGGCTACCGCACCGGCGGCACGGTCCACATCGTCATCAACAACCAGGTCGGCTTCACCGCCGCCCCGGAGTCCTCCCGCTCGTCGATGTACGCGACGGACGTGGCGCGGATGATCGAGGCCCCGATCTTCCACGTGAACGGCGACGACCCCGAGGCCGTCGTGCGCATCGCACGCCTCGCCTTCGAGTTCCGCCAGGCGTTCAACAAGGACGTGGTGATCGACCTCATCTGCTACCGCCGCCGCGGTCACAACGAGTCGGACAACCCGGCCTTCACCCAGCCCCTGATGTACGACCTGATCGACAAGAAGCGCTCGGTGCGCAAGCTGTACACCGAGTCCCTGATCGGTCGCGGCGACATCACCCTGGAAGAGGCCGAGCAGGCGCTGCAGGACTACCAGGGCCAGCTGGAGAAGGTCTTCACGGAGGTCCGCGAGGCCGTCACGGCCCAGGCGGTCACCGGCCCGGTGTCGGACCCGCAGGCGGAGTTCCCGGTCGCCGTGAACACCGCGATCTCCACGGAGACCGTGAAGCGGATCGCCGAGTCCCAGGTCAACATCCCCGACTACTTCCACGTCCACCCGCGTCTGCTGCCGCAGTTGCAGCGCCGGGCGTCGATGGTCGAGGACGGCACGATCGACTGGGGCATGGGCGAGACGCTCGCCGTCGGCTCCCTCCTCCTGGAGGGCACCCCGGTCCGGCTGTCCGGCCAGGACTCCCAGCGCGGCACCTTCGGCCAGCGTCACGCGGTCCTCATCGACCGTGAGACGGGCGAGGAGCACACCCCGCTCCAGTACCTCAACGAGGAGCAGGCGCGCTACAACGTCTACAACTCCCTCCTCTCCGAGTACGCGGTCATGGGCTTCGAGTACGGCTACTCGCTGGCCCGCCCCGACGCGCTCGTGATGTGGGAGGCGCAGTTCGGCGACTTCGTCAACGGCGCGCAGACGGTCGTCGACGAGTACATCTCGGCGGCCGAGCAGAAGTGGGGCCAGACCAGCGGCGTCACGCTGCTCCTCCCCCACGGCTACGAGGGCCAGGGCCCGGACCACTCCTCGGCCCGTGTCGAGCGCTTCCTCCAGCTCTGCGCCCAGAACAACATGACGGTCGCGATGCCGACGCTGCCGTCGAACTACTTCCACCTCCTGCGGTGGCAGGTGCACAACCCGCACCACAAGCCGCTGGTCGTCTTCACCCCGAAGTCGATGCTGCGTCTGAAGGCCGCCGCGTCGAAGGCGGAGGAGTTCACCGAGGGCCAGTTCCGCCCGGTCATCGGCGACGCCTCGATCACCGACCCGGCGGCCGTCAAGAAGGTCGTCTTCTGCACCGGCAAGGTCTACTACGACCTGGACGGCGAGCGGCAGAAGCGCGGGGTCACGGACACGGCGATCATCCGCCTCGAGCGGCTGTACCCACTGCCGGGCGCCGAGGTGCAGGCCGAGGTCAACAAGTACCCGGGCGCCGAGAAGTACCTGTGGGTCCAGGAGGAGCCGGCCAACCAGGGCGCCTGGCCGTTCATCGCCCTGAACCTGATCGACCACCTCGACCTCGCGGTCGGCGCGGAGGTCCCGCACGGCGAGCGTCTGCGCCGCATCTCGCGGCCGCACGGCTCGTCGCCGGCGGTGGGTTCCGCGAAGCGGCACCAGGCCGAGCAGGAGCAGTTGGTGCGTGAGGTGTTCGAGGCGTAG
- a CDS encoding sensor histidine kinase, translated as MSSGPDGPRSPAPGSGEPWGGVRPFSVKTKLGALVVISVLITTGLSMIAVHTKTELRFITVFSMIATLLITQFVAHSLTSPLDEMNTVARSISHGDYTRRVRENRRDELGDLAQTINVMADELEAQDRQRKELVANVSHELRTPIAGLRAVLENVVDGIAEADTETMRTALKQTERLGRLVETLLDLSRLDNGVVPLRKRRFEVWPYLSGVLKEANMVASARASMGSGGNHTRTDVHLHLDVTPPELTAHADPERIHQVVANLIDNAVKHSPPHGRVTVKARRGPLPESLELEVLDEGPGIPRSEWHRVFERFNRGVVRRPHGPGSDGGTGLGLAIARWAVDLHGGRIGVAESDRGCRILVTLPGESSVPS; from the coding sequence ATGAGCTCCGGGCCGGACGGACCGAGAAGCCCCGCTCCCGGCTCCGGGGAGCCCTGGGGCGGGGTGCGCCCGTTCTCGGTCAAGACCAAGCTGGGCGCGCTGGTCGTGATCTCGGTGCTGATCACCACCGGTCTGTCGATGATCGCGGTGCACACCAAGACGGAGCTGCGCTTCATCACGGTCTTCTCGATGATCGCCACGCTGCTCATCACGCAGTTCGTGGCGCACTCGCTCACCTCGCCGCTGGACGAGATGAACACGGTCGCCCGGTCCATCTCGCACGGCGACTACACCCGCAGGGTGCGCGAGAACCGACGTGACGAGCTGGGCGACCTGGCCCAGACGATCAACGTCATGGCGGACGAGCTGGAGGCGCAGGACCGCCAGCGCAAGGAGCTGGTGGCCAACGTCTCGCACGAGCTGCGCACGCCCATCGCGGGCCTGCGCGCCGTCCTGGAGAACGTGGTCGACGGCATCGCCGAGGCGGACACCGAGACGATGCGCACGGCCCTGAAGCAGACGGAGCGGCTCGGCCGGCTGGTGGAGACCCTGCTCGACCTGTCGCGCCTCGACAACGGCGTCGTCCCGCTGCGCAAGCGGCGCTTCGAGGTGTGGCCGTACCTGTCCGGGGTGCTGAAGGAGGCCAACATGGTCGCCTCGGCGCGCGCCTCCATGGGCTCGGGCGGCAACCACACGCGCACGGACGTCCATCTGCACCTGGACGTCACCCCGCCGGAGCTGACCGCGCACGCCGACCCGGAGCGCATCCACCAGGTCGTCGCGAACCTGATCGACAACGCGGTCAAGCACAGCCCGCCGCACGGACGGGTGACGGTGAAGGCGCGGCGCGGCCCGCTGCCGGAGTCGCTGGAGCTGGAGGTCCTGGACGAGGGCCCCGGCATTCCGCGCTCCGAGTGGCACCGCGTGTTCGAGCGGTTCAACCGCGGAGTCGTCCGCCGGCCGCACGGCCCGGGCAGCGACGGCGGCACGGGACTGGGGCTGGCGATCGCCCGCTGGGCGGTCGATCTGCACGGCGGCCGGATCGGAGTGGCCGAATCCGATCGGGGTTGCCGGATCCTTGTCACCCTTCCGGGAGAGTCATCCGTCCCAAGTTGA
- a CDS encoding response regulator transcription factor, producing the protein MEQTHTAHNSTATATQGAQRRVLVVEDDPTIVDAIAARLRAEGFLVQTAGDGPAAVDTAEAWQPDLLILDIMLPGFDGLEVCRRVQAARPVPVLMLTARDDETDMLVGLGVGADDYMTKPFSMRELAARVHVLLRRVERAAIAATTPRSGILRLGELEIDHAQRRVRVRSEDVHLTPTEFDLLVCLANTPRAVLSREQLLAEVWDWADASGTRTVDSHIKALRRKIGAERIRTVHGVGYALETPTP; encoded by the coding sequence ATGGAGCAGACACACACCGCACACAACAGCACGGCGACGGCGACCCAGGGCGCGCAGCGACGCGTCCTGGTGGTCGAGGACGACCCGACGATCGTCGACGCCATCGCGGCCCGCCTGCGCGCCGAGGGATTCCTCGTGCAAACGGCGGGTGACGGCCCCGCGGCCGTCGACACCGCCGAGGCCTGGCAGCCAGACCTGCTGATCCTCGACATCATGCTGCCCGGCTTCGACGGTCTGGAGGTCTGCCGCAGAGTGCAGGCAGCCCGTCCGGTGCCGGTGCTGATGCTCACCGCGCGCGACGACGAGACCGACATGCTGGTCGGGCTCGGCGTGGGCGCCGACGACTACATGACCAAGCCGTTCTCGATGCGGGAGCTGGCAGCCCGCGTGCACGTCCTGCTGCGCCGGGTGGAGCGGGCCGCGATCGCGGCGACGACCCCGCGCAGCGGGATCCTGCGGCTCGGCGAGCTGGAGATCGACCACGCGCAGCGCCGGGTGCGGGTGCGCTCGGAGGACGTGCACCTCACGCCCACCGAGTTCGACCTGCTGGTCTGCCTGGCGAACACCCCGCGCGCGGTGCTCTCCCGTGAGCAGCTCCTCGCCGAGGTCTGGGACTGGGCCGACGCCTCCGGCACCCGCACGGTCGACAGCCACATCAAGGCGCTGCGCCGGAAGATCGGCGCCGAGCGGATCCGTACGGTGCACGGCGTGGGCTACGCGTTGGAGACCCCGACGCCATGA
- a CDS encoding spermidine synthase: MPIPYDIPDAPEVLDRREGPYGEVVLRRHGELLQIIANGCFLMDTSDGRSERLLIDAALAALNSLSGDSPSPDLLIGGLGVGFSLAHAAADPRWGRVTVVERERAVIDWHLGGPLAAVSGPALGDLRTKIVETDLLDYVNETCDTFDALCLDIDNGPGWTVTEGNDSLYSAAGLADCARVLRPGGVLAVWSARPSPEFEGTMRNAGFQRVRTEEIPVARGVPDVVHLAVRPG; this comes from the coding sequence ATGCCCATTCCGTACGACATCCCCGACGCACCCGAAGTCCTGGACCGTCGCGAGGGCCCCTACGGTGAGGTCGTCCTGCGCCGGCACGGGGAGTTGCTCCAGATCATCGCCAACGGCTGCTTCCTGATGGACACTTCGGACGGCCGCTCGGAGCGGCTGCTGATCGACGCCGCGCTCGCCGCGCTGAACTCCCTCTCCGGCGACAGCCCTTCGCCCGATCTCCTCATCGGCGGCCTGGGCGTCGGCTTCTCGCTCGCGCACGCCGCCGCCGACCCCCGCTGGGGCCGCGTCACGGTCGTGGAGCGCGAACGCGCGGTCATCGACTGGCACCTCGGCGGCCCGCTGGCCGCCGTCTCCGGACCGGCGCTCGGCGACCTCCGGACGAAGATCGTCGAAACGGATCTGCTCGACTACGTCAATGAGACATGCGACACGTTCGACGCGTTATGTCTCGACATCGACAACGGGCCCGGCTGGACCGTCACCGAGGGCAACGACAGCCTGTACTCGGCGGCCGGACTCGCAGACTGCGCACGGGTGTTGAGACCGGGCGGGGTACTGGCGGTGTGGTCGGCCAGGCCCTCTCCGGAATTCGAGGGAACCATGAGGAATGCCGGGTTCCAACGGGTGCGTACCGAAGAGATCCCGGTTGCCCGAGGCGTGCCGGACGTCGTGCATCTCGCCGTCCGGCCTGGATAG